ATCTGATCTAAGTGAAATTTGGTCAGTATCAACCCAGGCAGTTGAAGAGACTTTTTTGAGAAATTTAGATTCGCTCATGGATGGGAAGAGCTAATGCTCGGCCTGGACGCCATACCCGCCCAATGGGTCGACCGGGTCCTGAACTGCCGCCCCAAGGCCGGACATCCCGGCGTCAACCGCCTGCGACCAGAGTGCTTCTGGCCGGTGGATGCTTTGGAGCTAGCAGCGCAACTTATTTCAACGGAAACCAAGTAAACAGGAGGCGAACATGCCAAAGAAACCAGGATCACATCATGTCGTGCCCAACGCCGACGGCGGTTGGGACGTCAAGAAAGACGGCGCGACCCGCAGCAGCGGCCACTTCGACAAGAAGCAGGATGCCGTCGATGCCGGGCGCAAGATCAGCCAGAACCAAG
The sequence above is a segment of the Desulfovibrio legallii genome. Coding sequences within it:
- a CDS encoding DUF2188 domain-containing protein, with amino-acid sequence MPKKPGSHHVVPNADGGWDVKKDGATRSSGHFDKKQDAVDAGRKISQNQGTEFYIHGKDGKIQNKDSHGNDPYPPKG